A window from bacterium encodes these proteins:
- the gspF gene encoding type II secretion system inner membrane protein GspF, with translation MPLFEYTVLDGRGKRKAGFVEAASQQSARESLKKDGLYIVSLSSAAQGGSVASGESISIGRRVSRADLASMTRQLSTLLRAGLPLVQALEALVEQLEKPALRKTLSGVRNLVNEGAAFHEALERYPRVFPAMYVQMCRAGESGGFLERIMERLADTLEKEVRLRGRVMAALVYPIVMTVLGAVFLLFLFAYVVPQVVGIFADFGRALPVPTRILLFVSGLVSRYWIVILAVVLLAVIGWRFLSRSGRFGSSVDALRLRFPMAGKLSLKVATVRLSHILGTLLASGVPLIKSLEVVSDVMGNRILSDAVRQAAVSVSRGGSLADAFRASGVFPPLLPRIVAVGEQSGELAEMLTGVADAYEEEVTRTVQAMTAVLEPALILVMAGVVLFVVVAILLPIFEMNQLVRTG, from the coding sequence ATGCCCCTGTTTGAGTACACCGTCCTCGACGGCAGGGGGAAGAGGAAGGCCGGGTTCGTCGAGGCGGCTTCTCAGCAGTCCGCGCGGGAGAGTCTCAAAAAGGACGGCCTGTATATCGTATCCCTGTCTTCGGCCGCCCAGGGCGGTTCGGTGGCATCCGGGGAATCGATCTCAATCGGCAGGCGCGTCAGCAGAGCGGACCTTGCTTCCATGACCCGCCAGCTCTCCACCCTTCTGCGTGCGGGCCTTCCCCTGGTGCAGGCGTTGGAGGCCCTGGTCGAGCAGCTTGAAAAACCGGCCCTTCGCAAGACCCTTTCAGGGGTCCGGAACCTGGTCAACGAGGGTGCGGCGTTTCACGAAGCCCTGGAACGGTACCCCCGGGTTTTTCCCGCCATGTATGTCCAGATGTGCCGGGCCGGCGAATCGGGAGGATTCCTCGAGCGGATCATGGAACGCCTTGCCGACACCCTGGAAAAAGAGGTGCGCCTCAGGGGAAGGGTCATGGCGGCCCTGGTCTACCCCATCGTGATGACGGTTCTCGGCGCGGTCTTCCTCCTTTTCCTTTTCGCCTACGTCGTGCCCCAGGTTGTGGGGATATTCGCCGATTTCGGCCGGGCGCTGCCCGTTCCAACACGGATCCTCCTTTTTGTGAGCGGACTGGTTTCAAGGTACTGGATCGTCATCCTGGCGGTTGTCCTTCTTGCCGTGATCGGATGGCGGTTCCTGTCGCGAAGCGGAAGGTTCGGGTCCTCTGTGGATGCACTGAGGCTTCGCTTTCCCATGGCCGGCAAGCTATCCCTCAAGGTGGCCACCGTGAGGTTGTCACACATCCTGGGGACGCTCCTGGCCAGCGGTGTTCCCCTCATAAAATCCCTGGAGGTCGTGAGCGACGTCATGGGGAACAGGATCCTGTCCGACGCGGTAAGACAAGCCGCCGTCTCGGTTTCCCGGGGGGGCTCCCTTGCAGACGCGTTCCGCGCAAGCGGGGTGTTCCCCCCCCTTCTGCCGAGGATCGTGGCAGTGGGGGAACAGAGCGGTGAACTAGCGGAGATGCTCACGGGAGTAGCGGATGCCTATGAAGAGGAGGTCACCCGGACGGTGCAGGCCATGACGGCGGTCCTCGAACCGGCGCTGATCCTTGTCATGGCGGGCGTTGTCCTGTTCGTGGTGGTGGCCATCCTGCTGCCGATCTTCGAAATGAACCAACTCGTTCGAACCGGGTGA
- the gspG gene encoding type II secretion system major pseudopilin GspG: MKYLRNSGQKGFTLIELMVVMVILATLAFIVAPRFLGEPEKAKRLKAEVTIANMETALKTYYLDNGFYPTTDQGLEALVREPTTDPIPGKWREGGYLEKGKVPADPWGNEYVFLSPGMHSDFDIISFGADGVEGGDDRNADVESWNLQ, encoded by the coding sequence ATGAAATATTTGAGAAATAGCGGTCAAAAAGGCTTCACCCTCATCGAGCTCATGGTGGTCATGGTGATCCTGGCGACCCTGGCGTTCATCGTCGCGCCCAGGTTCCTTGGGGAGCCTGAAAAGGCGAAACGCCTGAAGGCGGAGGTGACCATAGCCAACATGGAGACGGCCCTGAAGACCTATTACCTGGATAACGGTTTTTACCCCACGACCGATCAGGGCCTGGAGGCTCTTGTACGTGAACCCACCACCGATCCCATCCCGGGGAAGTGGCGTGAAGGCGGGTATCTCGAGAAGGGCAAAGTCCCGGCTGATCCCTGGGGCAACGAATATGTCTTCCTTTCTCCCGGTATGCACAGTGATTTCGACATCATCTCCTTCGGTGCGGACGGCGTCGAGGGCGGGGACGATCGAAACGCCGACGTCGAGTCCTGGAACCTCCAGTGA
- the gspD gene encoding type II secretion system secretin GspD, protein MSKLEVTLMVFLAAALFLCPSGAGAAKSYNIDFNDVEIRQVIETVSEITGKNFLVDDRVQGKVTVIGPKSLTAAEIYQVFLSILQVKGFAMVPAGKINKIVPAANISSYGIEMKVGRSEGESILDSYVTQVIPVQYTEAEDLKNLLAPLIPKTDSISSYPPTNLLIVTTTESLLTRLSQVIAMVDVPGAREEVRIIPVGYAPVQDLAAKITQVIQSQSPASAQGGRAARGQQPAAAAAASQVKIIADERTNTLIAIGDSQSLDRIEDLVGKLDVLVPEGAGKIHVYYLQHADANELSSVLSGIPLEESLPQTEGAPAPGAAKAPPRGPNVKSGISIIADTATNALVITATPEELEALKAVIAKLDIPREQVLVEVLIAEVSFTKTLELGVEWRVAEDFDGEVLGIAGSGFGQIDQTVAGLPAMPNGLVLGAIGNEINFNGVALPNLGALIRVLKTDSDVNILSTPTIVTTDNKEAEIIVGQTVPFQTSQKFDANNQPIYTFDYRDVGLTLRLTPQINSSRFVKLDIFSKLEALVSNAIGTQELAPTTLKRQANTTVVVKDGHTVVIGGMIRDDKIENTSRVPVLGSLPLFGPLFRSQTTRSEKTNLLIFLTPHVISSSQRLQTIAGERVDSIQEIPAEIRDRMDFGDDEAADPLEPGEQSEQEKAP, encoded by the coding sequence ATGTCAAAACTTGAAGTTACGTTAATGGTCTTTCTCGCGGCGGCCCTTTTCCTGTGTCCATCGGGAGCGGGGGCTGCCAAGAGCTACAATATCGATTTTAACGATGTCGAGATCCGGCAGGTCATCGAAACGGTGAGCGAGATCACCGGGAAAAACTTTCTCGTCGACGACCGTGTCCAGGGGAAGGTGACCGTCATCGGTCCGAAATCGCTGACTGCGGCGGAGATCTACCAGGTCTTCCTTTCCATCCTCCAGGTGAAAGGGTTCGCCATGGTGCCGGCCGGCAAGATCAACAAGATCGTACCGGCTGCCAATATCTCGAGCTACGGCATCGAGATGAAGGTGGGCAGGTCAGAAGGGGAATCAATCCTCGACTCCTACGTCACCCAGGTCATCCCTGTCCAGTACACCGAGGCCGAGGATCTGAAGAACCTCCTGGCGCCCCTCATCCCCAAGACCGACAGCATCTCGTCCTATCCGCCCACCAACCTCCTCATCGTGACCACAACCGAGTCCCTCCTGACCAGGCTCAGCCAGGTCATCGCCATGGTGGATGTGCCCGGGGCAAGGGAGGAAGTGCGCATCATCCCGGTGGGTTACGCCCCTGTCCAGGACCTGGCCGCCAAGATCACACAGGTTATCCAGAGCCAGTCCCCGGCGTCGGCGCAGGGCGGCAGGGCGGCCCGCGGACAGCAGCCCGCGGCCGCGGCAGCGGCCTCCCAGGTCAAGATCATCGCTGACGAGAGGACCAATACCCTCATTGCCATCGGCGACAGCCAGTCCCTTGACCGCATCGAGGACCTCGTCGGAAAGCTCGACGTCCTGGTTCCGGAGGGGGCCGGGAAGATCCACGTTTACTACCTCCAGCACGCTGACGCCAACGAGCTTTCCAGTGTCCTATCCGGGATCCCGCTGGAAGAGTCCCTCCCCCAGACCGAGGGTGCGCCCGCTCCGGGAGCGGCCAAGGCGCCGCCCAGGGGCCCGAACGTCAAGTCGGGCATCTCCATCATCGCCGATACGGCCACCAACGCCCTGGTGATCACGGCAACCCCGGAAGAGCTGGAAGCGTTAAAGGCGGTCATCGCCAAGCTTGACATCCCGCGGGAACAGGTGCTGGTGGAGGTCCTCATCGCCGAGGTGTCCTTCACCAAGACCCTGGAACTTGGCGTGGAGTGGAGGGTTGCCGAGGATTTTGACGGGGAAGTGCTGGGCATAGCCGGATCCGGCTTCGGGCAGATCGACCAGACCGTTGCCGGCCTCCCCGCCATGCCAAACGGTCTCGTGCTGGGAGCCATCGGGAACGAGATCAACTTCAACGGTGTGGCCCTGCCCAACCTGGGTGCGCTCATCCGTGTCCTGAAGACCGATTCCGATGTCAACATCCTGTCCACTCCCACCATTGTCACCACCGACAACAAGGAAGCCGAGATCATAGTCGGTCAGACTGTGCCGTTCCAGACCAGCCAGAAGTTTGACGCCAACAACCAGCCCATCTATACTTTCGATTACCGGGACGTGGGACTTACCCTGAGACTGACCCCCCAGATCAACAGCAGCCGTTTCGTGAAGCTGGATATCTTCAGCAAGCTCGAGGCCCTCGTGTCCAACGCCATCGGCACCCAGGAACTGGCTCCCACGACCCTCAAGCGCCAGGCCAACACCACGGTGGTCGTCAAGGATGGCCACACGGTGGTCATCGGCGGGATGATCCGGGACGACAAGATCGAAAACACAAGCCGGGTACCGGTCCTGGGAAGCCTCCCTCTCTTCGGTCCCCTGTTCCGTTCCCAGACGACGAGATCTGAAAAGACGAACCTCCTCATCTTCCTGACCCCCCATGTCATCTCCAGTTCCCAGCGGCTCCAGACAATTGCCGGTGAAAGGGTCGACAGCATCCAGGAGATCCCCGCCGAAATCAGGGACAGGATGGATTTCGGCGACGACGAGGCGGCAGATCCCCTTGAGCCGGGGGAGCAGAGCGAGCAGGAAAAGGCTCCATGA
- a CDS encoding prepilin-type N-terminal cleavage/methylation domain-containing protein, whose protein sequence is MITQPRRRRGESGFTLLEVLAALSILGLSLLVLLQTDGLNSSRALHSQRLLGAVRLAGEQMEEVFSSGTEGLASGEGQDEGGLYRWERVVVDTEYAGLKEVQLTVRWSEGRREESYLVLAYLPE, encoded by the coding sequence ATGATCACGCAGCCGCGGAGGAGAAGGGGTGAATCCGGCTTCACCCTCCTGGAGGTCCTGGCGGCCCTTTCCATCCTGGGGCTGTCGCTCCTGGTGCTCCTCCAGACCGATGGGCTCAACTCGTCCAGGGCTCTTCATTCCCAACGTCTGCTGGGAGCCGTCAGGCTGGCTGGAGAACAGATGGAGGAGGTTTTCAGCTCCGGGACCGAAGGCCTGGCATCCGGGGAGGGACAGGATGAAGGCGGCCTGTACCGGTGGGAAAGAGTCGTGGTTGACACCGAGTATGCCGGGTTGAAGGAGGTGCAACTCACCGTCCGCTGGTCCGAGGGGAGGCGGGAGGAAAGCTACCTCGTCCTTGCCTACCTCCCGGAGTAA
- a CDS encoding prepilin-type N-terminal cleavage/methylation domain-containing protein, protein MSFDKMEPDNMSSDKPASHADLSRAASGGFTLLEIVIVVTVVALVVGITLPRLPDVGGTRIYRSARKIGNALLLARSRAVSLRRYYRVDLDLEENSIELSYFGPEGTFIKDDELRPAVLGQKHMTDVVTGSGGKTREGEGSIHISPRGQVEPSLVHLADDRGRVLTVIPAPFGGRVTVNEGYLELAAGL, encoded by the coding sequence TTGTCCTTCGACAAAATGGAACCGGATAACATGTCTTCCGACAAACCAGCCAGTCACGCCGACTTGTCGCGGGCGGCATCCGGCGGCTTTACGCTTCTCGAGATCGTGATCGTGGTCACGGTAGTCGCTCTCGTGGTGGGTATCACCCTTCCCAGGCTGCCCGATGTTGGCGGCACCAGGATCTACCGCAGCGCCCGCAAGATCGGCAACGCACTCCTGCTGGCCCGCTCCCGTGCCGTATCCCTTCGTCGATATTACCGTGTCGACCTGGACCTTGAAGAGAACAGTATCGAGCTTTCCTATTTCGGCCCGGAGGGTACCTTTATCAAGGATGACGAGCTGCGTCCCGCGGTGCTGGGTCAGAAACATATGACCGATGTGGTGACCGGCAGCGGGGGCAAGACCCGGGAGGGGGAGGGCTCGATCCACATCTCCCCGCGGGGACAGGTCGAACCGTCCCTCGTGCATCTGGCCGATGACCGCGGGCGCGTTCTCACGGTCATTCCCGCGCCTTTCGGTGGACGGGTGACTGTCAACGAAGGCTACCTCGAACTGGCTGCGGGGCTCTAG
- the alaS gene encoding alanine--tRNA ligase has protein sequence MTGAQIREMFLKYFEERGHQRVPSSSLVPHNDPTLFFTNAGMVPFKDLFLGKEKRGYVRAVSTQKCMRVSGKHNDLENVGRTARHHTFFEMLGNFSFGDYFKEDAILFGWEFLTDTMGLDPGRLVVTVFTDDDEAHDLWRTVASVPENRIYRLGEKDNFWSMGETGPCGPCSEILIDLGEGTGCGTAHCGPDCDCGRFLELWNLVFMQYDRDAGGELHTLPKPSIDTGMGLERLAAVLQGKDSNYHTDLVFPFVEEAARISGVEYGTAEESDVSLRVIADHVRAVTFLVADGVLPSNEGRGYVLRRIMRRAARHGKLLGVDEPFLNRICPRVGDVLGDVFPELVDNMKTVRKVVHLEEERFGRTLDQGLARLSSLIGQIKGAGGSALPGDEVFRLYDTYGFPLDLSQDIAAESGIDVDVDGFNAEMSRQKERARAAWSGSGAEDIPQLFRDILQAAGPVTFTGYDEERTEGARITALAADDEVVESFTGDGDVLVILDRTPFYGESGGQAGDTGTLEGDGFRAEVLDTSKPLPGLTVHRCRLREGAMKSGRICIAEIDHDSRGAARRNHTATHLLHAALRQILGEHVQQAGSLVDPSRFRFDFTHFEALTDEQVRLVEDVVNRHVLENLDVRSRLMTAQEALDEGAMALFGEKYGDTVRVVSVPGVSMELCGGTHVNRTGDIGLFKVAQESGIAAGVRRVEGVTGTGIIDRLRAEEGLLREMAASARVSVAELPGRLGKLLSSIQEQEKKIRELMRSVSSGGGTDLESRVREVEGVRCLAAELPGQDAASLRDTADRVLDRIGEGIVVLATRDGDKAALIVRVSKGLTDRFSAGELVRKLAPVIGGGGGGRPDMAQAGGKKPDGLGQLIENVPAVIKEMTT, from the coding sequence TTGACCGGAGCCCAGATAAGGGAGATGTTTCTCAAGTACTTCGAGGAGCGGGGGCACCAGCGGGTGCCCAGTTCCTCCCTCGTTCCCCACAACGATCCCACCTTGTTCTTCACGAACGCCGGGATGGTCCCGTTCAAGGACCTTTTCCTCGGTAAGGAAAAAAGGGGTTATGTCCGGGCCGTTTCGACCCAGAAGTGCATGCGCGTGTCCGGAAAGCACAACGACCTGGAAAACGTGGGACGGACGGCCAGGCATCACACGTTTTTCGAGATGCTGGGCAACTTCTCCTTCGGGGACTACTTCAAGGAAGATGCCATCCTTTTCGGATGGGAGTTCCTGACAGATACCATGGGTCTCGATCCCGGCCGTCTTGTGGTCACCGTCTTTACCGATGACGACGAGGCCCACGACCTGTGGCGGACAGTGGCGTCAGTCCCAGAAAACCGTATTTACAGGCTTGGTGAAAAGGACAACTTCTGGTCGATGGGCGAAACCGGTCCGTGCGGCCCATGTTCCGAGATCCTCATCGACCTGGGGGAAGGCACGGGTTGCGGGACTGCCCATTGCGGACCTGATTGTGACTGCGGCAGGTTCCTGGAGCTGTGGAACCTGGTCTTCATGCAGTACGACCGGGACGCTGGCGGAGAGCTCCACACCCTGCCCAAGCCAAGCATCGATACCGGCATGGGCCTTGAGCGGCTTGCGGCTGTCCTCCAGGGCAAGGACAGCAACTACCACACGGACCTGGTCTTTCCCTTCGTCGAGGAAGCGGCCAGGATCTCCGGTGTCGAGTATGGGACAGCAGAGGAAAGCGACGTCAGCCTGAGGGTTATCGCCGATCACGTCCGGGCTGTTACGTTCCTCGTCGCGGATGGTGTCCTCCCTTCCAACGAGGGGCGCGGGTACGTGCTGCGGAGGATCATGCGGCGCGCCGCCCGCCACGGAAAGCTCCTGGGAGTGGACGAGCCGTTTTTAAACCGTATCTGCCCCAGGGTGGGCGATGTTCTCGGGGACGTTTTCCCGGAACTTGTGGACAACATGAAAACGGTCCGGAAGGTGGTCCACCTGGAGGAAGAGCGTTTCGGGAGGACCCTTGACCAGGGGCTGGCCCGGCTGTCGTCCCTCATCGGCCAGATCAAGGGCGCCGGAGGATCCGCCCTTCCCGGGGACGAGGTTTTCAGGCTTTACGACACCTACGGTTTTCCCCTGGACCTGTCCCAGGACATCGCCGCCGAGAGCGGAATCGATGTGGACGTTGACGGTTTCAACGCAGAGATGTCCCGTCAGAAGGAGAGGGCCCGCGCCGCCTGGTCCGGGTCCGGAGCCGAAGATATCCCCCAGCTTTTCAGGGATATCCTCCAGGCCGCAGGCCCGGTGACCTTCACCGGGTACGATGAGGAACGCACCGAAGGGGCCAGGATCACGGCCCTCGCAGCGGACGATGAGGTGGTTGAATCCTTTACAGGCGACGGCGATGTCCTGGTTATCCTGGACAGGACACCTTTCTATGGAGAAAGTGGCGGTCAGGCCGGGGATACGGGTACTCTGGAGGGAGACGGTTTCCGGGCCGAGGTCCTGGACACTTCAAAACCGCTGCCCGGGTTGACGGTCCACAGGTGCCGCCTTCGGGAGGGCGCCATGAAATCCGGCCGGATCTGCATCGCCGAGATCGATCACGACAGCAGGGGAGCTGCAAGGCGCAACCACACCGCCACCCACCTCCTCCACGCGGCACTCAGACAGATCCTCGGGGAGCATGTTCAGCAGGCCGGATCCCTCGTTGATCCTTCCCGGTTCCGGTTCGACTTCACGCACTTCGAAGCGCTCACCGACGAGCAGGTTCGCCTCGTGGAAGATGTGGTGAACCGCCATGTCCTGGAGAACCTGGATGTTCGGAGCAGGCTGATGACCGCCCAGGAGGCCCTCGACGAGGGGGCGATGGCCCTTTTCGGCGAAAAGTACGGGGACACGGTCCGGGTGGTCAGTGTTCCGGGTGTGAGCATGGAGCTTTGCGGCGGCACCCACGTGAACAGAACGGGTGACATCGGTCTTTTCAAGGTGGCCCAGGAGAGCGGCATCGCCGCCGGAGTGAGGCGCGTGGAAGGGGTCACGGGCACCGGGATCATCGACAGGCTTCGGGCCGAAGAGGGGCTCCTCCGGGAGATGGCCGCCTCGGCAAGAGTTTCGGTGGCGGAACTCCCGGGCCGCCTGGGCAAACTCCTCAGCTCGATCCAGGAGCAGGAGAAGAAGATCAGGGAACTCATGCGGAGCGTTTCATCGGGAGGCGGGACGGACCTTGAAAGCAGGGTCCGGGAGGTTGAGGGCGTTCGTTGCCTGGCGGCCGAACTGCCCGGGCAGGACGCCGCCTCCCTCCGTGACACCGCCGACCGCGTGCTCGACAGGATCGGTGAAGGTATCGTGGTCCTGGCCACCAGGGACGGGGATAAAGCAGCCCTCATCGTCCGCGTCAGCAAGGGGCTCACGGACCGGTTTTCCGCTGGAGAACTTGTCAGGAAACTGGCCCCGGTCATCGGAGGAGGGGGGGGAGGGCGGCCCGACATGGCCCAGGCAGGCGGGAAAAAACCGGACGGGCTGGGCCAACTGATCGAAAACGTGCCCGCAGTGATCAAGGAGATGACAACATGA
- the gspE gene encoding type II secretion system ATPase GspE, with protein sequence MTPAALDDLIRKALSEGGFLSPEQLVEADYQARRKGVGLGNFLVDAGYLGEDQYLTVVGEVAGIPFRADLPSGPSVRNLPHPLPIQFARKHTVFPFRDPEDGSLYAAVSRIDEEVLENVRTLFSDQVQAVLSTRKSISEAINLTYERSSESAEEVIENLENGDLAIRVSDLDEPQDLLDSSDEAPIINFVNSVLYEAVKDRASDIHIEPFEGTLSIRYRVDGVLHNAHHLSKKLHSPIISRVKVMANLDIAEKRLPQDGRIRIKIAGKDIDIRVSTVPTSFGERGVLRLLDRSQVLLGLEDIGMAGDHLRAMERVTTSSHGISLVTGPTGSGKTTTLYGALTRINSADKNIITIEDPVEYQLTGISQIQVNPKINLTFATGLRSILRQDPNVIMVGEIRDLETAEIAIQASLTGHLVFSTLHTNDAAGAVTRLIDMGVEPFLVASSVTSILAQRLVRCICSNCRRQYQPLKEELDEIGIKEDQIPEGGIWRGVGCEQCLDTGYMGRTGIYELLLVNDVIKAAVLQNPDSGTIKRAALEGGMRTLRQDGASKVLAGVTTIEEVLRVTQEENGHAPV encoded by the coding sequence ATGACACCAGCTGCCCTCGATGACCTGATCAGAAAGGCCCTTTCCGAGGGCGGCTTCCTGAGTCCTGAGCAGCTGGTCGAGGCCGATTATCAGGCACGCCGCAAAGGGGTTGGGCTGGGCAATTTCCTGGTGGACGCAGGTTACCTCGGGGAGGACCAGTACCTCACGGTGGTCGGTGAGGTGGCCGGGATCCCCTTCCGTGCCGATCTGCCCTCGGGGCCGTCCGTCAGGAACCTTCCACACCCCCTTCCTATCCAGTTTGCGAGAAAACACACCGTTTTCCCTTTCCGGGACCCCGAGGACGGCAGCCTCTACGCCGCCGTCAGCCGGATCGACGAGGAGGTGCTGGAAAACGTCCGGACCCTTTTCTCCGACCAGGTCCAGGCGGTCCTGAGCACCAGGAAGTCGATCTCGGAGGCCATCAACCTGACCTACGAAAGATCATCCGAATCCGCCGAGGAGGTCATCGAGAACCTCGAGAACGGTGATCTGGCCATCCGCGTGTCCGACCTGGATGAACCCCAGGACCTCCTTGACTCTTCCGACGAGGCTCCCATCATCAACTTCGTCAACTCGGTGCTCTACGAGGCGGTCAAGGACAGGGCAAGCGACATCCACATCGAACCTTTCGAGGGGACCCTTTCCATCCGTTACCGCGTTGACGGTGTTCTCCACAACGCGCACCATCTTTCAAAAAAACTGCACTCTCCCATCATCTCCAGGGTCAAGGTCATGGCCAACCTGGATATCGCGGAAAAACGCCTTCCCCAGGACGGGCGGATCAGGATCAAGATAGCGGGAAAGGACATCGATATCAGGGTATCCACTGTGCCCACCAGCTTCGGAGAAAGGGGAGTCCTGAGGCTCCTGGACAGGAGCCAGGTGCTGCTGGGGCTTGAGGATATCGGGATGGCGGGCGACCATCTGCGGGCCATGGAGCGTGTGACGACCTCAAGCCACGGGATCAGCCTGGTGACGGGTCCAACCGGAAGCGGAAAAACGACGACCCTGTATGGTGCCCTGACACGGATCAACTCCGCGGACAAGAACATCATCACCATCGAAGACCCCGTGGAATACCAGCTCACCGGCATCAGTCAGATCCAGGTCAACCCGAAGATCAACCTGACCTTTGCCACGGGCCTGAGGTCCATCCTTCGCCAGGACCCCAACGTCATCATGGTGGGGGAGATCAGGGATCTGGAGACGGCGGAGATCGCCATCCAGGCGTCCCTGACCGGCCACCTCGTTTTCTCCACCCTCCACACCAACGACGCCGCCGGCGCGGTGACCAGGCTCATCGATATGGGGGTCGAGCCGTTCCTCGTGGCATCCTCCGTGACCTCGATCCTGGCCCAGCGGCTCGTCAGGTGTATCTGTTCGAATTGCCGTCGCCAGTATCAGCCGCTGAAAGAAGAACTGGACGAGATCGGGATCAAGGAGGATCAGATCCCCGAGGGAGGCATCTGGCGAGGTGTCGGATGTGAACAGTGCCTGGACACCGGTTACATGGGCAGGACGGGGATCTACGAGCTGCTGCTGGTCAACGATGTGATCAAGGCGGCTGTACTCCAGAACCCCGACAGCGGGACGATAAAAAGGGCAGCCCTCGAAGGAGGGATGCGGACCCTCAGGCAGGACGGGGCTTCCAAGGTCCTTGCCGGTGTGACCACCATCGAGGAGGTCCTCAGGGTGACCCAGGAAGAAAACGGCCATGCCCCTGTTTGA
- the gspC gene encoding type II secretion system protein GspC, whose amino-acid sequence MEPIRNYRFLFTFADVALLVLAALFASRVVSAILVSPSEPARPAAVSGVQDAAGARIAPPTDTGAILGKNLFGSRIDGSSRSPVDISDDDLEKLPESTLPLKLLGTVVQVEGKRSFAVIQDTGTRQQQLYFAGEEIQEGVELASVSRNRVVLVRNGQEEILERAEDGVPSPPARQAAARSRRQRPSPAGDTASGDISVRKMGDNSYVMDRREVEGVLQDFNKLLTQIRVVPHFADGKPDGFKVFNIRPGSLFAQLGMVNGDIIKRVNGLDITGPEQALQMFTQLRDESSVAVDLERFRKNITLQYDIR is encoded by the coding sequence TTGGAACCGATCCGGAACTACAGATTCCTTTTTACTTTTGCCGACGTGGCCCTCCTTGTCCTCGCGGCTCTTTTCGCGTCCCGGGTCGTTTCCGCCATACTGGTATCGCCATCTGAGCCGGCACGGCCTGCCGCCGTGTCGGGCGTTCAGGATGCTGCCGGGGCAAGGATCGCCCCCCCGACCGATACGGGAGCGATCCTGGGAAAGAACCTTTTCGGCAGCCGGATCGACGGATCGTCCAGGTCTCCGGTGGACATCAGTGACGATGACCTGGAGAAACTGCCGGAAAGCACCCTCCCGCTGAAACTGCTGGGCACCGTGGTCCAGGTGGAAGGAAAGCGCTCTTTTGCCGTCATCCAGGACACCGGCACGAGGCAGCAGCAGCTCTATTTCGCCGGAGAGGAGATCCAGGAGGGAGTCGAGCTGGCTTCCGTGAGCCGGAACCGGGTGGTCCTGGTCCGGAACGGGCAGGAAGAGATCCTGGAAAGGGCCGAGGATGGGGTTCCCTCGCCGCCGGCGAGGCAGGCGGCAGCCCGGTCCCGACGGCAGCGACCTTCTCCCGCGGGTGACACCGCCAGCGGTGATATCTCCGTCCGCAAGATGGGCGACAACAGCTATGTCATGGACAGGCGCGAGGTCGAAGGGGTCCTGCAGGATTTCAACAAGCTGCTGACCCAGATACGGGTGGTCCCCCACTTCGCGGACGGCAAACCTGACGGGTTCAAGGTGTTCAATATCCGCCCCGGCAGCCTGTTCGCCCAACTGGGGATGGTGAACGGGGATATCATAAAAAGGGTCAACGGCCTTGACATCACCGGGCCGGAACAGGCGCTCCAGATGTTTACGCAACTGAGGGACGAAAGCAGCGTCGCCGTGGATCTGGAGCGGTTCAGGAAGAACATTACACTTCAGTACGATATAAGGTGA